One Candidatus Cardinium hertigii DNA window includes the following coding sequences:
- a CDS encoding magnesium chelatase domain-containing protein, with protein sequence MLLAVLEKRAGLRLQDRNVFVNITGGLKVDDPALDLAVCMAIVGSLKDNAIVHDQCFIGEVGLSGTLRKVLRVEQRIAEAERLGFKEVFVAPQNQSIARSFGVKVHYVQTLKELITYLLH encoded by the coding sequence ATGCTACTGGCTGTATTAGAGAAGCGAGCAGGTTTGCGTTTACAGGATCGAAATGTTTTTGTAAATATTACAGGTGGGTTAAAGGTAGATGACCCTGCCTTGGATTTAGCCGTTTGCATGGCGATAGTTGGATCACTGAAGGATAATGCTATTGTACATGACCAATGTTTTATAGGAGAGGTAGGGTTAAGTGGTACGCTCAGAAAAGTTTTACGTGTGGAACAAAGGATAGCAGAAGCTGAACGATTGGGATTTAAGGAAGTTTTCGTAGCTCCCCAAAATCAATCGATTGCCAGATCCTTTGGCGTAAAAGTTCATTACGTCCAGACATTAAAAGAACTTATAACCTATTTGCTACATTAG
- a CDS encoding NAD-dependent epimerase/dehydratase family protein yields MKIFITGIAGFLGTHLAERMLHLGHEVVGVDNLEGGRREHIAEGVCFYEAGS; encoded by the coding sequence ATGAAAATTTTTATAACAGGCATCGCTGGGTTTTTAGGGACTCATCTAGCAGAAAGGATGCTTCACCTGGGACATGAAGTAGTTGGTGTAGATAATTTAGAGGGAGGCAGAAGGGAGCATATAGCGGAAGGGGTATGTTTTTACGAAGCAGGCAGCTGA